In Pseudomonas saudiphocaensis, one DNA window encodes the following:
- the xdhC gene encoding xanthine dehydrogenase accessory protein XdhC gives MSNTVWINALAELQQQGEPCVLVTIIEERGSTPRNAGSKMVVSRERLYDTIGGGHLEYKAQAIAREMLENRVRETRLERFSLGASLGQCCGGATVLLFEPMGQPQAHIAVFGAGHVGRALVPLLASLPCKVRWIDSRDNEFPEQIPAGVEKVVNDDVVDEVDNMPAGSYFIVMTHNHQLDLELTAAILERNDFTYYGLIGSQSKRAKFEHRLRDRGFKPETVQRMRCPMGIAEVKGKLPVEIAVSIAGEVIATYNANFGEKSADGEKPVPMLVPASRRSQAS, from the coding sequence ATGAGCAACACGGTCTGGATCAACGCACTCGCCGAGCTGCAACAGCAAGGCGAACCCTGCGTGCTGGTGACCATCATCGAGGAACGTGGCTCGACGCCGCGTAATGCCGGCTCGAAGATGGTCGTCAGCCGCGAGCGCCTGTACGACACCATCGGCGGCGGCCACCTGGAATACAAGGCGCAGGCCATCGCTCGCGAGATGTTGGAGAACCGCGTGCGCGAAACCCGCCTGGAGCGCTTCTCCCTCGGCGCCAGCCTGGGTCAATGCTGCGGTGGCGCCACGGTGCTGCTGTTCGAGCCCATGGGCCAGCCCCAGGCGCACATCGCCGTATTCGGCGCCGGTCACGTCGGCCGCGCGCTGGTGCCCCTGCTGGCCAGCCTGCCGTGCAAGGTGCGCTGGATCGATTCGCGGGATAACGAATTCCCCGAGCAGATTCCCGCTGGCGTGGAAAAGGTGGTCAATGATGATGTGGTCGATGAAGTGGATAACATGCCAGCCGGCAGCTACTTCATCGTGATGACGCATAATCACCAGCTGGATCTGGAGCTCACCGCGGCGATCCTCGAACGCAACGATTTCACCTACTACGGCCTGATCGGCTCGCAGAGCAAGCGCGCCAAGTTCGAGCATCGCCTGCGCGACCGCGGCTTCAAGCCGGAAACCGTGCAACGCATGCGCTGCCCCATGGGCATCGCCGAAGTGAAGGGCAAACTGCCGGTGGAAATTGCGGTTTCCATTGCCGGCGAGGTGATCGCCACCTATAACGCCAACTTCGGTGAGAAGAGCGCCGACGGCGAAAAGCCGGTACCGATGCTGGTGCCTGCCTCGCGTCGCTCGCAGGCCAGCTGA